The proteins below are encoded in one region of Oenanthe melanoleuca isolate GR-GAL-2019-014 chromosome 4A, OMel1.0, whole genome shotgun sequence:
- the PHKA1 gene encoding phosphorylase b kinase regulatory subunit alpha, skeletal muscle isoform yields MRSRSNSGVRLDGYGRLVQQTILRHQDAVTGLLPASADYQDAWVRDNVYSILAVWGLGLAYRKNADRDEDKAKAYELEQSVVKLMRGLLQCMMRQVDKVEAFKYSQSTRDCLHAKYNTHTCATVVGDHEWGHLQMDATSLYLLMLAQMTASGLHIIHSLDEVNFIQNLVFYIEAAYKTADFGIWERGDKTNQGITELNASSVGMAKAALEALDELDLFGAKGGPQSVIRVLSDEVQHCQSILHSMLPRASTSKEVDASVLSVISYPAFAVEDSELVEITKQEIITKLQGRYGCCRFLRDGYRTPKEDPKRLYYEPAELKLFENIECEWPLFWAYLMIDGIFSGNVEQVQEYREALEGVLIKGKNGVRLLPELYSVPPDKVDEEYRNPHTVDRIPMGKLPHMWGQSLYILGCLMAEGFLAPGEIDPLNRRFATVPKPDVVVQVCILAETEGIKAILQKEGIDVETVADVYPIRVQPARILSHIYARLGRNKQMCLTGRPYRHMGVLGTSKLYKIRKSIFTFTPQFIDQQQFYLALDNKMIVEMLRTDLSYLCSRWRMTGRPTITFPISHTMLDETSSSVHPTVLAMLQKLQDGYFGGARIQTGKLSEFLTTSCRTHLSFMDPGPEEDTDDEVAQYLDHLLQHTTPQSNLPPTTQRGGLSRFRAAVHTTRDLMSLASKAKDLHVQNVGMYVPSRIFQASQQSVKLLSSPHQHDLDSKSHAVYTEMNLPRDEDGNVDCKALVDQLRLCPTLQEQADILYMLHILKGPEWHTGLDSEPGPTVRELLTELYVRVGETRQWALIRYISGILKKKVEALDEACTDLLSHQKHLTVGLPPEPREKTISTPIPYEELVRLIDEASEKNLSVSVLTQEIMVYLAMYIRTQPALFAEMFRIRIGLIIQVMATELAHSLQCSAEEATENLMNLSPSDMKSLLYHILSGKEFGVEKSVRSVDSSLTTAVSICDMGAVGASKPERTGLVRLKSEIKQQLDKRRQSLPGSKPLSLQSRDTDLKSFLSAGHTELLGKDSFSSMLEDQGSKDSRQGQWQRRRRLDGALNRVPVGFYQKVWKVLQKCHGLSVEGFVLPSSTTREMTPGEMKFAVHVESVLNRVPQPEYRQLLVEAILVLTMLVDMEVHTIGGIIAVEKILHIANDLFYEEQKALGADEHMLERDPSTGICSLLYDSAPSGRFGTMTYLSKSVALYVYDFLPIDGCSMQ; encoded by the exons ATGAGGAGCCGGAGCAACTCGGGCGTGCGTCTGGACGGCTACGGGCGCCTGGTGCAGCAGACTATCCTCCGCCACCAG GACGCGGTGACGGGGCTGCTCCCCGCTAGCGCCGACTACCAGGACGCCTGGGTCCGGGACAACGTGTACAGCATCCTGGCGGTGTGGGGCCTTGGCCTGGCCTACCGCAAGAATGCCGACCGCGACGAGGACAAGGCCAAGGCCTACGAGCTGGAGCAG AGCGTGGTGAAGCTGATGCGAGGGCTGCTCCAGTGCATGATGAGACAG GTGGACAAGGTAGAGGCCTTCAAGTACAGTCAGAGCACCAGGGACTGTCTGCATGCCAAGTATAACACCCACACCTGTGCCACTGTGGTAGGAGACCACGAGTGGGGTCACCTACAGATGGATGCTACCTCCCTCTACCTCCTCATGCTTGCACAAATGACGGCCTCAG GCCTCCACATAATTCACAGCTTGGATGAAGTCAATTTTATCCAGAACCTTGTATTCTACATTGAAGCTGCCTACAAAACTGCG GACTTTGGCATATGGGAGCGTGGGGACAAGACAAACCAGGGCATCACAGAGTTGAATGCCAGTTCTGTCGGCATGGCCAAG GCTGCCCTGGAGGCACTGGATGAGCTGGATCTCTTTGGAGCCAAGGGAGGCCCACAGTCAGTGATACGGGTGCTGTCCGATGAggtgcagcactgccag tCCATCCTCCACTCAATGCTGCCCAGGGCCTCCACATCCAAGGAGGTGGATGCCAGTGTGCTCTCTGTCATCTCCTACCCAGCTTTTGCTGTGGAGGACAGTGAGCTGGTGGAAATAACCAAGCAGGAGATTATCACCAAGCTGCAG GGGCGGTATGGCTGCTGTCGGTTCCTCCGGGATGGATACAGGACTCCCAAAGAG GACCCCAAACGCCTCTACTATGAACCTGCTGAGCTGAAGCTGTTTGAGAACATTGAGTGTGAGTGGCCTCTCTTCTGGGCATACTTGATGATTGATGGGATTTTCAGTGGAAACGTGGAACAG gTGCAGGAGTACCGGGAAGCCCTTGAGGGGGTTCTCATCAAGGGGAAGAATGGGGTAcgcctgctgccagagctgtaCAGTGTCCCACCAGATAAG GTGGATGAAGAATACAGGAATCCACACACTGTGGACAGGATACCCATGGGCAAGCTGCCACACATGTGGGGACAGTCCCTCTACATCCTGGGTTGTCTGATGGCCGAG gggTTTCTAGCTCCTGGTGAAATAGATCCCCTCAACCGCCGTTTCGCGACTGTCCCTAAACCTGATGTGGTGGTCCAAG TGTGTATCCTGGCTGAAACAGAGGGGATCAAGGCAATCCTGCAGAAGGAGGGCATTGACGTGGAAACTGTGGCGGACGTCTACCCCATTAGAGTGCAGCCTGCTCGCATCCTCAGCCACATCTATGCCCGGCTGG gcCGCAACAAGCAGATGTGCCTTACTGGACGGCCCTACCGGCATATGGGTGTCCTTGGGACCTCCAAGCTCTACAAAATCAGGAAGAGCATCTTTACCTTTACCC CACAGTTCATAGACCAGCAGCAGTTCTACCTGGCTCTTGACAACAAGATGATTGTGGAGATGCTGAGGACGGACCTCTCCTACCTCTGCAGCCGCTGGAGGATGACTGGGCGACCAACCATCACCTTCCCCATCTCCCACACCATGCTCG ATgaaaccagcagcagtgtgcaTCCCACGGTGCTGGCaatgctgcagaagctgcaggatGGGTATTTTGGTGGTGCAAG AATTCAGACTGGTAAATTGTCGGAGTTCCTGACAACGTCATGCCGAACGCACCTCAGCTTTATGGACCCTGGGCCAGAGG AGGACACTGACGATGAGGTTGCTCAGTATCTGGATCACTTGCTGCAGCACACGACTCCCCAGTCAAACCTGCCTCCTACCACTCAGCGGGGAGGGCTGAGCCGCTTCAGGGCTGCTGTCCACACCACCCGTGACCTCATGTCCCTGGCATCTAAGGCCAAGGACCTGCATGTCCAGA atgtTGGGATGTATGTCCCCAGCAGGATCTTCCAGGCATCGCAGCAGTCGGTCAAGCTGCTGAGTTCACCCCACCAGCATGACTTGGATAGCAAG AGCCACGCAGTCTACACAGAGATGAACTTGCCACGTGATGAGGATGGCAACGTGGACTGCAAGGCATTGGTGGACCAGTTGCGCCTCTGCCCCACGCTGCAGGAGCAAGCAGACATCCTTTACATGCTCCACATCCTCAA GGGACCTGAGTGGCACACGGGGCTCGATAGTGAGCCTGGCCCCACCGTCAGAGAGCTCCTCACTGAGCTGTATGTGCGGGTGGGGGAGACACGCCAGTGGGCCCTGATCCGCTACATCTCTGGAATCCTCAAGAAGAAGGTCGAAGCTCTGGATGAG GCCTGTACTGACCTCCTGTCTCACCAGAAACACTTGACAGTGGGGCTGCCCCCAGAGCCACGTGAGAAGACAATCTCCAC CCCAATCCCCTATGAGGAACTTGTTCGCCTTATTGATGAAGCCAGTGAGAAGAACCTCAGTGTGTCCGTCCTCACCCAG GAGATCATGGTGTACTTGGCCATGTACATACGCACACAGCCTGCGCTGTTTGCTGAGATGTTCCGCATCCGCATTGGGCTTATCATCCAGGTGATGGCAACAGAGCTGGCACACTCCCTACAGTGTTCAG CTGAAGAAGCCACAGAGAACCTGATGAATCTCAGCCCTTCAGACATGAAGAGCCTCCTCTACCACATCCTCTCTGGCAAGGAGTTTGGGGTGGAAAAGAGCG TGCGTTCAGTGGACTCGTCGCTCACCACTGCTGTCTCCATCTGTGACATGGGAGCTGTCGGGGCCTCCAAGCCTGAGCGCACTGGCCTTGTCAGGCTGAAAAGTGAAATCAAACAG CAATTGGATAAACGTAGGCAGAGTCTGCCTGGGAGTAAG CCGCTCAGTTTGCAGTCCAGGGACACCGACCTGAAGTCCTTTCTG TctgctgggcacacagagctgctgggcaagGACTCCTTTTCAAGCATGCTAGAAGACCAGGGCAGTAAGGACAGCCGGCAGGGCCAGTGGCAGCGGAGGCGCCGGCTGGATGGGGCCCTTAACCGTGTCCCTGTGGGCTTCTATCAGAAGGTCTGGAAGGTCCTGCAGAAG TGCCATGGCCTCTCTGTGGAGGGCTTTGTTCTTCCCTCCTCGACAACCAGAGAG ATGACCCCAGGGGAAATGAAGTTTGCTGTGCATGTGGAGTCTGTCCTCAACCGTGTGCCCCAGCCAGAGtacaggcagctcctggtggaAGCTATCTTAGTGCTCACCATGCTTGTGGACATGGAGGTGCACACCATTGGTGGCATCATAGCTGTGGAAAAGATCTTGCACATAGCCAATGACCTCTTCTATGAGGAGCAG AAAGCCCTGGGCGCTGATGAGCACATGCTGGAGAGGGATCCTTCAACAGGCATCTGCAGCCTGCTGTATGACAGTGCACCGAGTGGCCGCTTTGGCACCATGACCTACCTGTCCAAGTCGGTGGCCTTGTACGTGTATGACTTTCTGCCCATAGATGGCTGCtccatgcagtag